The proteins below come from a single Chitinivibrionales bacterium genomic window:
- the trxA gene encoding thioredoxin produces the protein MILKDNNFNSEVIESEIPVLVDFWASWCPPCKMIEPVVEKLAARFVDKVKIATMNVDQNQVAAARYSVNGVPTFIAFANGDEIERKVGAQTEATLVEMINTALQAHNRNDTNS, from the coding sequence ATGATATTAAAAGATAATAATTTCAATAGCGAAGTAATTGAATCTGAAATACCTGTTCTGGTTGATTTCTGGGCTTCATGGTGTCCTCCGTGTAAAATGATTGAACCGGTTGTTGAAAAACTCGCCGCCAGATTTGTGGATAAGGTAAAAATAGCAACGATGAATGTAGATCAAAACCAGGTGGCGGCTGCCAGGTATTCGGTTAACGGGGTCCCCACATTTATTGCGTTTGCAAACGGTGACGAGATAGAGAGAAAAGTTGGCGCCCAGACCGAAGCGACGCTTGTTGAAATGATCAATACGGCATTGCAAGCGCATAACCGAAATGACACTAATTCATGA